A stretch of DNA from Roseovarius faecimaris:
CCGCCGGTATACCCCACCCGGGTCGAGATCACGCCAGGCAGCTTGCGGATCAGGTCCTGCATCCCCCAGAAGCAGCCCCCGGCCAGAACAGCGCGTTCACTCATGTCACATCCTCCACTTGGTTCAGGTAATCGCCATAGCCTTGCGCCTCCATCTCGTCGCGATGGACAAAGCGCAGGCTGGCGGAATTGATGCAATAGCGCAGGCCGCCCCGGTCCTGTGGCCCATCCGGGAACACATGGCCCAGGTGGCTGTCACCATGGGCCGAGCGCACCTCGGTTCGGATCATCCCGTGGCTGGTATCGCGCAGCTCGTTGATATGCGCAGGCTCGATCGGTTTGGTAAAGCTCGGCCAGCCGCACCCGCTCTCATACTTGTCCGATGAGGCAAAAAGCGGCTCGCCCGAGACGATATCCACGTAAATCCCCGGCTCCTTGTTGCCCAGAAGCGCCCCGGTGCCCGGCCGCTCCGTGCCACTCTCCTGTGTGACATAGTATTCCTCCGGGCTGAGGCGGGCGATGGCATCAGGGTCTTTGGTATAGCTCGGCATGTCACGACTCCTTGGCTCGGGAAAACTCTAGCATGAAATGGGGCTTCACAACGAAAATCAAAGCATTGTTACATGCCGTTGACCTTTGGGTGATCCGGGGGCGCATATCCCGCGTATCACCCCCATATGTAAAGGAGGCCCGCATGCGCGCACTCTTCGCCACCCTCTTGTCGTTTCTCGCCACACCGCTGATGGCGCTGAACCTCACCGCCCCGTTCGAAAACATCGACGGCGGCACGCTCACGCTGTCGCAATGGGCGGGTCAGCCGATCCTCGTGGTCAACACCGCCTCGCAATGCGGCTTCACCAATCAATATGCCGGGTTGCAGGCTCTCTATGACGCCTATCGCGACAAGGGGCTTGTCGTGCTTGCCGTGCCCTCGGACGATTTCAACCAGGAACTTGCCAGCAACGCCGAGGTCAAGGAATTCTGCGAGCTGCAATATGGCATCGACCTGCCCATGACCGGGATCACCCCCGTAAAGGGCGCCGGCGCGCATCCGTTCTTTGCCTCCGTGCGCCGCGAAGCCGGTTTTGAACCCGCCTGGAACTTCAACAAGATCCTGATCAGCCCCGACGGAACAATCGCCGCCACGTTCGGCTCTTCGGTCAAACCGCAATCCGCCAGGATCACCTCCCGGATCGACGCTCTTTTGAACTGATCCGTAGGGTGCGTGATTTCACGCACCAATCCTACCGCTGCTGGCTCAACAGGGTTGAACCACCCGTGTCCCGGCTGGGCGAGACCCCAAAGGCCTTGCGATACGTCTTGGAAAAATGCGAAGGCGCTCGAAACCCGCAGAGCACGCAAATCTCGGTCAGCGTCATATCGGTCTGCGCCAGCAAATACCGTGCCTTCTCCAGCCGCAGCCCCAGATAATACTTCTTGGGCGAGGTCCCGAGGTATTTTGAAAACAGCCGCTCCAACTGCCGCACCGACAGGCCCACGACCCGAGCCACCTCACCGGGCGGCAGCGGGTCTTCTATGTTGTTGCGCATGATATCGACCGCCAGCATCAGCTTGGAATTACGCAGCCCCATGCGCCCCGCGACCGGCATACGCTGCGCATGGCTGTCGGCGCGCGGTGTGCCATAGACCATCTGATCCGCCACCCACCGTGCCAGCTCATCGCCATAATCGCGCCCGATCCGGTCCAGCATCAGGTCCATCGAGCTGGCCGAACCCGCACAGGTGAACACCCGCCCATCGACCGCATAGATCACATCCTGCACGTCGATATCCGGAAACAGCTCGCGCATGGCACCGGCATATTCCCAATGGGTGGTCACCCGCTTGCCGCCCAGAAGCCCGGCCATGGCCAGGATAAACGCGCCGCTGCTCAACCCGCCCAGGTCGATCCCCCGCCGCGCCTCGCGCCGAAGCCAGCTCAGCACCCGCTTGCTGGCTCCTGCCTTCGCGTCGACCCCCGCGCAGACAATCAGCGTATCATCGCGGCGCAGGTCGATCAGCCCGCTCTCCACCCCGATCTTCACGCCGTTCCAGCTTTCCACCGGCTGGCCATCTTCGCTGATCAGCAACCAGTCGTAATACCGCTTGTCCCGGGTAAACCGGTTGGCCAACGCCAGCGCCTCCTGCGCGCAGGTCATCCCCAGCGGCGAAAAGCCGGGGATCAGCAGGAAAACATAACGCTTTGGCGTCTCGTCACTCATCAGGTTCCACCCGCCCCGGGCCTGACCCGGGGCCTTGAGGTCAGGCCGCGGGGTTAGCTGCGCATATTGGCCCCGTTGGCGTCATACAGCGGCGCGCCCTGCACTTCCGCATCATACATCTCGCCCAGGATCTCCACCTGAAGCACCGTGCCCGGCGCGGCTTTCTCGGTAGCGACATAGCCCATCGCCATGGATTTCCCGACCCGGTGCGCATAGCCCCCCGAACTGACATAACCCACCGCATCGCCACCGCTCAGGATCGCCTCATCGCCGGTCACGTCGATCCCGTCCACGTCAATGGTCAGCGTCACCAGCTTGCGGGCCACACCCTCATCGCGCAAGGCCTCTGTCGCCGCCTTGCCGACAAACTCCTTGTTCCAGTTGATGAAAGCATCCATGCCGCTCTCGACCGCGTTGAAGTCGGGCCGGAATTCCAGCGTCCACACGCCCCAGCCCTTCTCCAGCCGCATCGACATCAGCGCCCGCGCCCCGTACCAGGTATAGCCCAGATCGGCACCCGCCTCCTCGATGCTGCTCGCCAGTTTCAGCAGGTATTGCGGACGACAGTAAATCTCGTATCCAAGCTCGCCCGAGAAGCTGATCCGGTTCAGGATCACCGGCACACCGGCGACATAGGTCTGCCGCAGATCGCGGAACTTGAACGCCTCGGCGCTCACATCCTCGCGCATCAGCCGCTGCAACAGCTCACGCGATTTCGGCCCGCTCAGCGCCACGCCATGCCAGTCATCCGACACATTGGCATAGGTCACACCGTCGGGCAGGTCTTTCTCAAACCACCGCCGATGCGCCTCCTGCATCGCGCCCGACCCGAACAGCATGAAGTGATCATCGGCCAGGCACGCGACCGTCAGATCCCCATAAAGCCGCCCCTTCTCGGTCAACATCGGTGTCAGGGTCAGCCGCCCGGGTTTGGGGACATATCCGGCCAGAATAGTGTCTAAATAGGCCCGCGCGCCCGCCCCTTTGAATTCGTGCTTGGCAAAGTTGGCGATCTCGATACCGCCAACCGCCTGCCGCACCGCCTTCACCTCGCGCGCGACATAGTCAAAGCTCCTGTTGCGCTCGAATGTCGGCTCCTCATGGGCATCTTCCGGCCCGTCCGCAAACCACAACGCATGTTCCAGGCCAAAGCCCTGATCCATGACCGCCCCCTTGGCGATCAGCCGGTCATAAAGCGCCGTCGTCTTCTGCATCCGCCCCTTGGGCAGCGTCTCGTTGGGGAAGGTCATGACAAAGCGCCGCTCGTAATTCTCGGTGCTCTTGACGGTGCCCCAATCCGGGCTGGCCCAGTCGCCGAACCGGGCCACATCCATCGCCCAGACGTCAATCGACGGCTCTCCGTCGATCATCCATTCGGCCATGGTCAGGCCCACGCCGCCGCCCTGACAGAACCCCGCCATCACGCCCACGGCGCACCAGTAATTTTTCATCCCCGGCACCGGGCCGATCATCGGGTTGCCATCGGGGCCAAAGGTGAACGGGCCGTTAATGGCATCCTTGATCCCCGCATTAGCCAGCGCCGGGATCCGCTCGAACCCCAGCTCCAGCCGGTCGGCAATCCGGTCCAGATCGGGCGGCAACAGCTCATGCCCGAAATCCCAGGGCGTGCCGGCCACTTTCCACGGCGTGCCCTTCGGCTCATAGGTGCCCAAGAGCATCCCCTGCCGCTCCTGCCGGAAATAGATATTCGCCTCATAGTCGATCCCGCAGGGCAGGCGGCCGGCACCACCCGGCTCCATCCGCTCGACGATCTCGGGGATGGCTTCGGTGATCAGGTAATGGTGCTCCATCGGCTGCACAGGGATGTTGATCCCCTGCATATGCCCGACCTCGCGCGCCCACAGCCCCCCGCAATTGACGATGATCTCGGCATTGATCACCCCTTTGGGCGTGGTCACATCCCAGCTCCCATCGGGCTTCTGTTTCGTCTCTGTGACACCGCAATGCGTGAAATATTGCGCCCCATGCACCCGCGCCGCCTTGGCAAAGGCGTAAGTTGCGCCCGACGGGTCCAGATCGCCATCCTGATCGTCCCAAAGGGCGGCATAATATTGCGAGGTATCAATCAGCGGATGCCGCTCAGCCAGTTCTTTCGGGCTGATAAACTCCTGGTTCAGACCCATGTACCGCGCCTTCGACCGCTCGCGCTTGAGGTAATCATACCACTCCTTGTTCGACGCCGCATAAAACCCGCCGGTCATGTGCAGGCCCACCGAATGCCCGCTCGTCTCTTCGATCTCCTTGTAAAGGTCGATCGTATAGCCCTGCAGGCGGCTGATATTCGGGTCCGAGGAAATCGTATGGATCTGCCCCGCCGCATGCCAGCTCGATCCGCTGGTCAACTCGTCCCGCTCCAGCAGGACAACATCCTTCCAGCCGAATTTGGCCAGGTGAAACAGGATCGAACAGCCCACAACCCCACCACCAATAACCACCACCTTGGCGTGGCTCGGCAGTTGCTTGGCCCCTGCGGTTTCGTCTTTTTGAATCTCAGGCATATCTTTCCCTCACCTGTTCAGAGTTCGTCTTTTGCAAAGATGTGGAACGACGCGCGGTTCACGGCGTCGGGCATCTCACACTCCAGTTTCACCACGCGCACAATGTCCTTCGGCCGTCGCAGCAGCACCGCCTCGGGCTCCATCGTGCACAGCCAGTCACCTTCGGCGTAAAGGTCATAGAAATCCGCTGTCTCCCGGGCGAGGTATTCCTCTTCCGTCTCGATCGGCGGATAGACATCCCGCAGGATGGCAAGCTGCGCCCGCCCCGCCGCGCGGATGCCAAAGGGCGTCGCGATCACCTCGCCGCCACCCGTCGTCGTCAGCGCCCCGTCGGACAGTGCCAGATCATCCAGCAACCAGCCCCGTGGCGTCATCGGCTCTGCCCCAAGACCGCGCAGAATGGCAAAGGCGTCATGGGTCTCGCCCTCCCGCTCGGTCACAGTGCCGGGGATGATGTCGGTATTCCCGTCCAGATTGGCCACCCGCATCCGCCGCAGGGGCCAGAACCGCGTCGCCTCACCGGTGTCGATGCTGATCTCGATCAGGTGCTGATCATGCAGCTTATAGTAATAGCTGCCCAGATTGTCGATGACATCGCGCAGCACATAAATATGCGTCTGCGTCGCCGCCATAAGCCGGTCGCCCGAGCTCATCCCCCGGTCGGGCGTGGCCCATGCAACGCCGACAAAAAGAACAATTTGCGCAAGAATAGAGACGCATATGGCCCTCATTCCGCCGCCCCCTTCGCCAGCAATGCATCCACCTCAGAGCCGGGTGCCGCCTCCAGGAAATCCGAGAAATCTCCATCGTTCAGGATATGCTTTGCCGTGTTGATCAGCGCCGCATGCGTCACCCGCGCCAATGCGGAACCCAGCGAGATGCGCGCCACCCCGATGCCGGCGAACTCCGCGCGGCTGACCCTCGCAAACGGACCCACCGCCAGCGCATTCACCGGCTTCGCGGTTGCGGCGCAGATCCGCGCCAGATCCTCCATCGAGGGCGGCAGCGGTGCATAAAGGCAATCCGCCCCAGCCGCGTCAAAGGCCTGCAACCGGCGGATCGCCTCATTCGTGTCGTAGACCTCGTTCATCACTCCATCGGCCCGCGCGACAAAGACAAAGTCGCGCCCCAGCGCCCGCGCGGCAGCGGCCCCGGCCCGGATACGCTCCACCGCAAGCTCCGCCTCATACGCGCCGTGGTCAGACATCCGCGTGTCCTCAATCGAGATGCCCGCCAAGCCGATCTCACCGGCCAGACGCACAGTTTCGGCCACATCCTCAGGCGCGTCGCCATACCCGTTCTCGAAATCGCCCGACACCGGAAGCGATACGGCACTCACGATGCTTTCCGCATGGGCCAGCGCCTCATCGCGGCTCACATTGCCCATATCCGGCCGGCCCAGCGTGAAGGCATGCCCGCTCGACGTGGTGCCAATCGCCTGCGCCCCCAGGGCGGCCAGCACCTTGGCGCTGCCCACATCATAGGCGTTCATCAGGGTGAACGGGTCTCCGGGCTTGTGCAACTCTCTGAAAACCATGCCAATATCATTCATCTCAAATCTCCAAACCTGCCTTGCGGCCTTCGTAAAACGCATAAGGTGCCTGACGCGGGGCCGCCGCATCGCCGATCAGTTTCAGCGCGACACCCTCCAGCGCCTCCGACAGCGGATCAAAACTCCGGTTCGTCGTCGCCATGACCAGCGCCGCGGCGGCCTGTTCGCTCTCTTCTCCGGTCAGCAGGTTGCGCAGCGTCGCCCCCTGCCCATGCCAGGCGGCAATCGCGTGTTCGGTCAGAAACCGCACACCGCTCTGCGCCAGCTTCGCACGGATCGGAATATCGGCCGAGGTCCGGGCCAGTTCCTTGCCCACCATCGGATCAGGCGTCACCAGCGTCACCTGATGCCCCGCCTCCGCCAGGTGCCAGGCCGTGCCGACACCGCGCATGTTGCCGCCCTCGTCATAAACGATCACCGCATCGCCCAGACGCACCTCGCGGCGCATCACCTCTTCGGGACTCACCACATGGCCCAGCTCCCGGCCTGGAAGCGGCCCCAGATGCGGCAACCACCGCTGTGTGCCGTCCTCATCCGGCAGCGATCCGGTGGCCAGGATCACCACATCCGCCCCCCTGGCCCGCACCTCCGCGTCGTCGAGATAGGAGTTGAGGTGCAGCACCACGCCCAACCGCTCGAACTGCCGCTCATACCAGTCCATCAGGTCGCTGATCTGTGCGCGCCGCGGTTGCAGCCCAGCCAGCCGGAACTGCCCGCCTATCATCGGCGCGGCCTCATGTATCTCGACACGATGCCCACGCTCTGCCGCCACCCGCGCCGCCTCCAGCCCGGCAGGCCCCGCCCCGACAACAAGCACCTCTTTCGCCTGATTAGAGACTGAAAACCGGTCACCGCCCCACGCGTGCTCCCGCCCTACGGACGGGTTGATCAGGCACGAAATCCAATAGTCGCGCGACCTACGCCCCCAACACATCTGATTGCAGGAGATGCAGCCGCGAATGTCGCCCTCGCGCCCTTCACTCACCTTTCGTGCCAGATGCGGATCGGCGATCTGCCCCCGCACGATAGACACCAGATCGGCCTGCCCCGCGCTCAGCACGCTTTCGGCATTTTCAGGTGTGCGGATGCCGCTCTCGGCCTGCACCTTCGCATGGCGCAGCGCGCCTTTCAGTGCCGCCGTCGCATCCACGGTCAGCTTCTCGCCCAGCGCAAAGGTCGGCATCAGCCGCTCAAAGTCGAGATACCCGCCCGACCCGCAGGTGACATAATCCAGATGCCCCGTCGCGTCATGCCGCGCCACGATCTCGGTCAACTCGTCCAGACCGTGCAGAACCGGATAGCTGTCCGTATAGCTCACCGACATGCCGATGATGAACGCCTCACCACAGGCCCGCCGCACGCCCTCAAGGATACGCATCGACATGCGCGTGCGGTTCTCCAGGCTTCCGCCCCACTGATCGTCACGCCGGTTGCTCCAGGGGGTCCAGAACTGCTCCAGCAGCGAATGATAAGCCGCCCAGATCTCGACCCCGTCAAACCCCGCCTTCTGACAACGCACCGCCGCCGCGACGAAAGCCGCGATCATCTCTTCGATCTCGGCTTCGCTCATCGCGTGGCTGCCGTCGCTGTCGTGATAGGAGGGCTGCCCGGACGGGCCCCAATGCGGCTGAAAACTCAGGTCGCTGTCGCCATGCGCGCCCACATGGTAAAGCTGCTGCAGAACAACCGCGCCTGCGTCCTGAACAGGCTCTAATATGGCCCGAAACGCCGGAATCACCGCATCGTCCTCGGCCCGGAAATTCCCCCGTGTCAGCACACCCGTGCGATGCACCGGCACCGGCTCGGCCACGATCATGCCCGCCCCGCCAATCGCCCGCTCCAGAAGATACGCGCCATATTGCGCACCCGGCAGGCCACCATCCGACATATTCGCCGTATGCGCGCCAAAACTGATCCGGTTGCGCAGCGTCTTGTGCCGCAGCTGTAAAGGTTCCGTCAGACGGGGAAAGGACGTCATGCCTGCTCCCAATCCATCACGACCTTTCCGGAATTGCCCGAGATCATCGCGGCAAACCCCTCTTCAAAGTCGTCTATCGAAATCCGGTGCGTGATCAGCCCCGACACATCCAGACCGCTCTGCACCAGCGCGATCATCTTGTACCAGGTCTCGAACATCTCGCGGCCATAGATGCCTTTGATATGCAGCATCTTGAAAATCACCGTGTTCCAGTCGACCGGGAACTCCGTCGGCGCGATGCCAAGCAAGGCCAGCTTGCCGCCATTGTTCATGTTGCGGATCATCTGCTGCATGGCGGCCGCCGCACCCGACATCTCAAGACCCACGTCAAAGCCCTCGGTCATGCCAAGCCGCGCCATCACATCGGCCAACTGTTCCTGGCTCACATCGACCACATGCTGCACGCCCATCTTGCGCGCCAGATCCAGGCGATACGGGTTGATGTCGGTGATCACCACTTTCCGCGCGCCCACCTTCTGCGCCACCAGCGCACCCATGATCCCGATGGGCCCCGCGCCGGTCACCAGCACATCCTCCCCCACCAGGTCAAAACTCAGCGCCGTATGCACCGCGTTGCCGAACGGGTCGAAAATGGCCGCGATCTCATCGGGGATATCCTCCGGGATCAGCACGACATTGGCCTCGGGAATACAGACATATTCGGCAAAGGATCCGGGCCGGTTCACGCCGACACCTTTCGTGTTCCGGCACAGATGCCCGCGCCCGGCGCGGCAATTGCGGCAGGTGCCACAGACCACATGCCCCTCGCCGCTCACCCGCTGGCCGATCTTGTACTTCACCGCCGCCGCGCCGGTCTCGACTATCGTGCCGACAAATTCATGCCCCACGACCATGGGCACCGGCACCGTCTTGGCGCTGAACTCGTCCCATTTCCAGATATGCACATCGGTGCCGCAAATGGCCGATTTGCGCACCTTGATCAGCACATCGCTCGGCCCCACCTCGGGCACCGGCACATATTCCATCCAAAGCCCCGGCTCAGGCCGGGCTTTGACAAGGGCTTTCATCTGGTTCTGCATGGTCTCAACTCCACAAATCCGTGCTGAGGTACTTCAACCCGCTGTCACACACCACAAAGGCCACCGCGCCGCCCTTTTCCGGGCCTTGCAAAAGGCGGATCGCCGCGGCCAGGTTCGCCCCTGCCGAGTAGCCGCCAAAGATGCCTTCAGCGCGCGCCAACATCCGGGCATGATCGGCGGCGTCCTTGCCTGAAACAGTCTCTCTTCCGGCCAAACTCACCCCTTTCAGGTGGGTCAGGTCCGGCATGTCATAGCCCCCGCCCTGGATCGGATGCTCTGCCATATCCGGCTCGACCGCGTAACAGCGCACACCCTTTGTGGCGAAATAGCGGGCGCACCCGCCCAGCGTCCCGCCCGAACCGACAAAGTCGCAAAATGCCGTCACCGCGCCACCTGATTGCTCCCAGATCTCGGGGGCCGTGCCATGTTCATGCGCCGCCGTGTTCTCCGGCCGCTCGAACTGATCGGCGCGAAACGCCCCGCGCTCCGCCGTGATCCGTTGCGCTTCGGCCTCCACCAGCGCCAGATCGGCCCCCGACACCTCTCCGGGCTTCGACCCCGCCGCCTGCGGCACCAGAACCACCTTAGCGCCCAGGCTGCGCATCATGCGCGCGCGCTCTTCCGAATTGCCCTTGCTCATCACGGCGACAAAAGGATGCCCCAGCACACCGCAGACTATGGCAAGCCCCGTGCCCATATTGCCCGAGGTCAGCTCCACCACCACCTGCCCTTCGGCCAGAGCACCCGACGCGCGCGCCGCCTCGATCGTCGCCTTGGCCGCGCGGTCCTTCTTGGAAAACCCCGGATTGAGGTAATCCAGCTTCGCCAGAAGCCGCCCTTCAAGGCCCAATATGTCACTAACCCGGCCCAATTCGACCAGAGGCGTGTTGCCTATCGCGTCGATGATCGACGGATATGTCACCCGATCACCCCCAGGTCGCGCCCCACCGCCTCGAATGCCTCAATCGCCCGGTCCAGCATCTCCCGCGTGAGCGCCGCGCTCATCTGCGTGCGGATCCGGTCCTGCCCTTTCGGCACCACCGGAAAGCTGAAGGCGGTCACATAGACCCCCCGCTCATCCAGCCTCGCGGCCATCTGCTGCGCCAGCTTCGGGTCGCGCAGCATCACCGGGATGATCGCATGCTCTCCGGGCAACAGCTCGAACCCCAGCTTGCCCATCCGGTCGCGGAAATAGGCGGCATTCTCCCACAACCTCGCGCGCAGCCCGTCACCCTCCTCCAACAGGTCAAACACTTTCAGCGACGCCGCCGCGATCACCGGCGCCAGCGTGTTGGAAAAGAGGTAGGGCCTTGAGCGTTGCCTGAGCCAGTCCACCACCTGTGCGCTCGCCGCCGTATATCCGCCCGAGGCACCCCCCAGCGCCTTGCCCAGCGTGCCGGTCAGGATATCCACCCGCCCCATCACGCCGCAATGCTCATGCGTGCCCCGCCCGGTCGCACCCACGAACCCGGTCGAATGGCAATCATCCACCATCACCATCGCGTCATACCGCTCGGCCAGATCACAGATCTCGCCCAGACGCGCGAAATACCCGTCCATCGAGAACACACCATCGGTGGCAATCAGCCTGTGCCGCGCGCCCTGCGCCTCCTGCAAACAGCGCTCCAGATCGGCCATGTCCGAATTCGCATAGCGGAACCGCTGCGCCTTGCACAGCCGCACACCGTCGATGATGCTCGCATGGTTCAGCGCGTCCGAGATAATCGCATCCTCCGGGCCCAGAAGCGTCTCGAACAAACCGGCGTTGGCATCGAACGCCGCCGCATAAAGGATCGCATCCTCCATACCAAGAAAGCCCGCGATCCGCGCCTCCAGCGCCTTGTGCTCTTCCTGCGTCCCACAGATGAACCGCACCGAGGCCATGCCAAACCCATACCGGTCCAGCCCCTCATGCGCGGCCCTGATGATCTCCGGGTGATCCGCCAGCCCGAGGTAGTTATTGGCGCACAGGTTGATCACCTCGCGCCCGTCCGACAGCCGCACCTCGCCCGCCTGCATCGAAGATATCACGCGCTCGCTCTTGTAAAGACCCTCCTCGCGCAGCCCCTCCAGCCGCCCGGCGATATCCTCGTTGAACCTTTCAGATGCGCGCATGATCATGACCTTTCATTGTTCCGAAAATACTCCGGGGGAATCGCCTGAAAGGCGATGGGGGCAGCGCCCCCTTAATACCACGCCTCCGGTATCTCACGCTTGCGCCGGGCAATATAGTCCCTGAGCGCCTCATCCACGGCCTCGTCGATCGGCGGGGCCTCATACCCCTCCAGCATCGCGGTCCACCGTTCATAGGCACGTTGGCGCATGTCCTTCTCGCCCGCCTCTTCCCAGCTCTCCACATTCTCGGAATCGCTCAGCGCAGGTTCGTAAAACGCCGTCTGATAGTTCCGCATCGTATGCCCGCAGCCCAGGAAATGCCCGGCCGGTTCCACCTCCGCATAGGCGTCGCGCGCCAGCGCCTCGTCGCTGGCATCCAGGCCCCCCAACAGCTTCTGATAGGCGCCCAGGCGATCCGCATCCATCACCAGCTTCTCAAACCCGGTGCACAGCCCGCCTTCCAGCCATCCGGCCGCGTGCAGCACGAAATGCGCCCCTGCCACGGCTGTCGACTGCATCGAATCCGCACTTTCATAGGCCGCCTGCGCATCCTCGATCTTGCTCGCCGTCAGCGACCCGCCACAGCGCAGCGGCAATCCCACCCGCCGCGCCATCTGACCGATGGCATAGTTGCTCAGCACCGGCTCGGGCATCCCGAACGTGGGCGCGCCGCTTTTCAGGCTCATCGAACTCAGGAAATTGCCCAGAACGAAGGGCGCGCCGGGCTTCACGATCTGCGCGAAGGCGCAGCACACCAGCGCCTCGGCCATCGCCTGTGTCACGCTTGCTGCCGTGCTCACCGGCCCCATCGCGCCGCTGAGGATAAACGGCACCAGCACAATCCCCTGACCGCGTCCGCAATAGACCTGGATCGCCTCGCTCACCACCTTGTCCACCAGCAGGGGCGAATTGGTGTTCACATTCCCCATGATCACACAATTCTGGTCCATGACCTCGCGCCCATGCAGAATCTCGGCCATGTCCACACTGTCCTGTGCCCGGCTCTTCTCGGTGATCGCGCCCAGATGCGGCTTATCCGACCAGCGCATATGCGTATAGACCATGTCCAGATGCCGGTGGCTCACCGGCACGTCGCAGGGCTCACAGATCACCAGCCCTGTGTGATGCAGGTTCGGATGCAGATACGCCAGCTTCACCAGCTTCTCGAAACTCTCCATATCGCCATAACGACGGCCCCCCTTCAGGTCGCGCACAAAGGGCGCGCCATAGATCGGGGCAAAGACCTGATTGGCGCCGCCAATCCGCACATTCCGCGCCGGGTTCCGCGCCACCTGGGTGAACTCGCTCGGCGCTTGCCGACACAGCTCTCTGATCCAGGCCGCATCGGCGCGCAGGCGGTTGCCCTCCATCTTCGCGCCCGCGCGTTCCCAGATGCGATGCGCCTCCGGGTCATCGCGGAACTCGATCCCGACCTCTTCGATCAGCCAGTCAACCTGCTGCTCCAGCCTGACGATGGTCTGCTCGTCCATCACATCAAACACCGGCAATCGCCGCGCCACATGCGGTGAGGCCAGCGGCCCCGACCGGCTGCCGCCGCTGTCTCTCCGGGTCTTGCTGCGTCGCGCCATCCCTGTCACTCCCCTTGGTTTCAAATCAATCTATCTGAAGGGGCGAACCTCGTGATCCTTGCAAAAGCTGAGGCTTTGGATAACTTCAGATTATGCAAGAGCTGTGGAAACTCGTCTCGTCCCCGCGTCACTTGCTGGTGTTCGAGGCCGCCGCCCGCACCGGCTCTTTCACCCGTGCCGCGCAGGAGTTGAACGTACAGCAACCCGCCGTTTCCGCCTCGATCAAGCAGTTGGAGGTCTCGCTTGGCACGCCGCTTTTTGCCCGCGCGCACCGGTCCGTGACCCTCACACAGGCGGGGGAGCGGCTCTTTGCCGATGTCTCCGCCGCCTTCGCCCGCATTCACCAGACCGCCAGCATGCTCAGCCAGCGCAGCGCGCAGGATCACGTCACCCTCTCGGCCTCCACCGCATTCGCACATTACTGGATGGTGCCGCGCCTTTCGGATTTTCACGCGGCTCACCCGGATATCGACCTGCGCCTGCAAACCTCGGACCGCGAGCCCGATATCGGCGCCGAAGGGATCAGCCTGGCCATCCGGCGTGGCCTTGGCGACTGGCCGGGATGCAAAAGCCATCTCATCGCGCTCGAGGTGATCATG
This window harbors:
- a CDS encoding FAD-dependent oxidoreductase, which codes for MTSFPRLTEPLQLRHKTLRNRISFGAHTANMSDGGLPGAQYGAYLLERAIGGAGMIVAEPVPVHRTGVLTRGNFRAEDDAVIPAFRAILEPVQDAGAVVLQQLYHVGAHGDSDLSFQPHWGPSGQPSYHDSDGSHAMSEAEIEEMIAAFVAAAVRCQKAGFDGVEIWAAYHSLLEQFWTPWSNRRDDQWGGSLENRTRMSMRILEGVRRACGEAFIIGMSVSYTDSYPVLHGLDELTEIVARHDATGHLDYVTCGSGGYLDFERLMPTFALGEKLTVDATAALKGALRHAKVQAESGIRTPENAESVLSAGQADLVSIVRGQIADPHLARKVSEGREGDIRGCISCNQMCWGRRSRDYWISCLINPSVGREHAWGGDRFSVSNQAKEVLVVGAGPAGLEAARVAAERGHRVEIHEAAPMIGGQFRLAGLQPRRAQISDLMDWYERQFERLGVVLHLNSYLDDAEVRARGADVVILATGSLPDEDGTQRWLPHLGPLPGRELGHVVSPEEVMRREVRLGDAVIVYDEGGNMRGVGTAWHLAEAGHQVTLVTPDPMVGKELARTSADIPIRAKLAQSGVRFLTEHAIAAWHGQGATLRNLLTGEESEQAAAALVMATTNRSFDPLSEALEGVALKLIGDAAAPRQAPYAFYEGRKAGLEI
- the tdh gene encoding L-threonine 3-dehydrogenase; translated protein: MKALVKARPEPGLWMEYVPVPEVGPSDVLIKVRKSAICGTDVHIWKWDEFSAKTVPVPMVVGHEFVGTIVETGAAAVKYKIGQRVSGEGHVVCGTCRNCRAGRGHLCRNTKGVGVNRPGSFAEYVCIPEANVVLIPEDIPDEIAAIFDPFGNAVHTALSFDLVGEDVLVTGAGPIGIMGALVAQKVGARKVVITDINPYRLDLARKMGVQHVVDVSQEQLADVMARLGMTEGFDVGLEMSGAAAAMQQMIRNMNNGGKLALLGIAPTEFPVDWNTVIFKMLHIKGIYGREMFETWYKMIALVQSGLDVSGLITHRISIDDFEEGFAAMISGNSGKVVMDWEQA
- a CDS encoding PLP-dependent cysteine synthase family protein is translated as MTYPSIIDAIGNTPLVELGRVSDILGLEGRLLAKLDYLNPGFSKKDRAAKATIEAARASGALAEGQVVVELTSGNMGTGLAIVCGVLGHPFVAVMSKGNSEERARMMRSLGAKVVLVPQAAGSKPGEVSGADLALVEAEAQRITAERGAFRADQFERPENTAAHEHGTAPEIWEQSGGAVTAFCDFVGSGGTLGGCARYFATKGVRCYAVEPDMAEHPIQGGGYDMPDLTHLKGVSLAGRETVSGKDAADHARMLARAEGIFGGYSAGANLAAAIRLLQGPEKGGAVAFVVCDSGLKYLSTDLWS
- a CDS encoding glycine C-acetyltransferase; translation: MRASERFNEDIAGRLEGLREEGLYKSERVISSMQAGEVRLSDGREVINLCANNYLGLADHPEIIRAAHEGLDRYGFGMASVRFICGTQEEHKALEARIAGFLGMEDAILYAAAFDANAGLFETLLGPEDAIISDALNHASIIDGVRLCKAQRFRYANSDMADLERCLQEAQGARHRLIATDGVFSMDGYFARLGEICDLAERYDAMVMVDDCHSTGFVGATGRGTHEHCGVMGRVDILTGTLGKALGGASGGYTAASAQVVDWLRQRSRPYLFSNTLAPVIAAASLKVFDLLEEGDGLRARLWENAAYFRDRMGKLGFELLPGEHAIIPVMLRDPKLAQQMAARLDERGVYVTAFSFPVVPKGQDRIRTQMSAALTREMLDRAIEAFEAVGRDLGVIG
- a CDS encoding trimethylamine methyltransferase family protein, which codes for MARRSKTRRDSGGSRSGPLASPHVARRLPVFDVMDEQTIVRLEQQVDWLIEEVGIEFRDDPEAHRIWERAGAKMEGNRLRADAAWIRELCRQAPSEFTQVARNPARNVRIGGANQVFAPIYGAPFVRDLKGGRRYGDMESFEKLVKLAYLHPNLHHTGLVICEPCDVPVSHRHLDMVYTHMRWSDKPHLGAITEKSRAQDSVDMAEILHGREVMDQNCVIMGNVNTNSPLLVDKVVSEAIQVYCGRGQGIVLVPFILSGAMGPVSTAASVTQAMAEALVCCAFAQIVKPGAPFVLGNFLSSMSLKSGAPTFGMPEPVLSNYAIGQMARRVGLPLRCGGSLTASKIEDAQAAYESADSMQSTAVAGAHFVLHAAGWLEGGLCTGFEKLVMDADRLGAYQKLLGGLDASDEALARDAYAEVEPAGHFLGCGHTMRNYQTAFYEPALSDSENVESWEEAGEKDMRQRAYERWTAMLEGYEAPPIDEAVDEALRDYIARRKREIPEAWY